GCCCGTCGCGAGCTCGGAGCGGCCACAGCAGCCGTCAGCGGTGCATGACGATGATCAGCCGCTGCTCGACCGTCTGGCCTTAAGCGACGAAGCGGCATTCCGGGAGCTGGTGCAGCGGCACATCGACCGCGCGTTCGGGCTTGCGGTGCGCATCCTCGGCGGCAAGGCCGACGCCGAAGACGTCGTGCAGGATACGTTTCTGAAGGTCTGGACTCATCGCGGCGAGTGGCAGCACGGTCGCGCCAAGTTTTCGACCTGGCTGTACCGCGTCGTCACCAACCGTTGCATCGATCTTCGCCGCCGCCCGCGCACCGACGATGTCGATGCGATCCCGGAGCCGATGGATTCCCGGCCCGATGCGGTCTCGACGATGCATCGCCATCAGGTCAGCACGATTCTGGACGAAGCGATCAAGCGGCTGCCCGAGCAGCAGCGGATCGCTCTGATCCTTTCCTATCATGAGGACATGAGCAACGCCGACATCGCGGAGGTGATGGAGACGACCGTGTCGGCCGTCGAGTCGCTGCTCAAGCGCGGCCGTCAGCAGCTCCGGGCCATCCTGCGGGGCAACGAAGGCGACATCCGCCAGTCGTTTACCGACTGATAACCATACCGATGCGGCGCGACAAACGTCGCGCCAGAACTGCTGCGGCTGTCCGTTCAAGCGTTCGGACGGGGGATGTCTCACGTCACATGCATGTGCCGCGGCGCGGGGCGCCGCCCACCGGAGGGAGTAGTTCGATGCCAGTGATTTCCAACAACGCGGCGGCAAACTCGGCCGTCGCCTACCTCAACATGAATTCGGCCGCGGAGTCCGCGGCGATTCAGAAGATCGCCAGCGGCTCACGGATCACGCAAGCGTCCGACGACGCGGCCGGTCTCGCCATCTCGACCAGCATCTCGTCCGACATCACCACGCTGCAGCAGGCCGCCACCAACGCGTCGCAAGCCACCTCGATCCTGCAGACCGCCGACGGCGGCGCGGCCAACATCAGCAACATTCTCACCCGCATGAAGTCGCTCGCTTCGGAGTCGGCCTCGGGCACGGTCACCGACAGCAGCCGCGTCTACATCCAGGCGGAATTTTCGCAGCTCTCGAGCGAAATCGACAGCATCGCGTCGGGCACGTCTTACTCCGGCCAGAACCTGCTCGACGGCACCAGCGCCTTCGCGACCGGCGTCAACGTGCTGGTCGGCTCGAGCTCGGCCGACAGCGTCTCGGTCACGATCGCCAATCTGAGCGTTTCTTCGCTGGGCATCGGCTCGCTTGACGTGAGCACGGAATCCGGCGCGACCTCCGCCATGTCCACGCTGGACACCGCCATCAACACCGTCTCGGCGGCCCGCGCGACGATCGGCGCGCAGGAATCGCGTTTCAACTTCAGCGCCAACTCGATCTCGACCCAGACGCAGAACCTGCAGGGCGCCAACTCCGCCATCACCGACGTCGACGTCGCGCAGGAAGAGGCGACGCTCTCGTCGGCGATGGTGAAGACCCAGGCCGCGGTCTCCGCCGAAACCGCCGCCAACCAGATGCCGCAGTACCTTCTGAAACTGTTGGGTTGATCCGCTCAATGCTCCTGGATTGACCCACAGCGAGACGGGCCGGCCACACACCGGCCCGTCGTTCTTCCAAATGGGCCGATAAATGACTGTCAGCAGCGCAACGAATTCATCCTCCGCCGCAACGTCATCGGCTTCGACATCTTCGTCCTCCTCTTCTTCGAATACCGGGGGCTCAACAAGCCTCTCCAGCATCGATTGGAACGCGCTCATCCAGGCCGGCGTCCAGGCCAAGCTGCAGGCCGCAACGAGCATCCAGACCACGATCACCGCAAACCAGGCGAAGATCACGGCCTATCAGAAGATGCAGACGCTGCTCAGCGATTTGCAGACAGCCGCAGAGCCGTTCAGCACCTCGAACACCAGTTCGCTCGCGACCAGCGCCTTCAGCGCCCGAAGCGCCGCCATCACGGCGACGGGCAGCGTCGATCCGTCTTCGGCCGTCGCCATGACGGTCGACAACGGCGCGCCGAGCGGCACCTACACACTGACCATCTCGCAGGTCGCGCAGCCGCAGAAGGTGACGGGCACCGTCGTCGCCAGCCAGTCGTCGGATCTGGGCTACACCGGGACGTTCTCGATCGGCCTGAGCGGCGGCTCCTCGGTCAACATCGCCGTCAACACCAACATGTCGCTGCAGGACCTGGTGTCGGCGATCAACGCCCAGGAAACCACGACCAATGTGCAAGCCTCGGTGATCCAGGTGTCCAGCAGCCAGTTCGAGCTGGTGCTCAGTGCGACCCAGGACGGCGCCGATATCGCCACATCCTCGGTGTCGGGCGACGATGTGCTGACCAATCTGGGTGTCACGGACGGTTCCGGCAACTTCACCAACGAGGTCGAGAAGGCTCAGTCGGCGATCATCAGTCTCGACGGCATCACGATCACCCGCAACACCAACGACATCAGCGACGTCATCTCCAACACGACGATCCATCTCTACCAGCCGACGCCGAGCGGCTCGTCGTTGAACATCACCATCAGCCCGGACACCAGCCAGATCTCGACCGCGCTGCAGACGCTGGTCACCGACTACAACGCGTACCGCGACTACGTGACGTCGCAGCAGCAGACCGCCGGCGACGGCACCGCAGCCTCGGGAACGGTGCTGTTCGGCGACCCGACGATGAACGACATCATGAATCAGCTCGAGAACGCGATGAACACGACGGTCAACGGGCTTTCGCTCAGCGATCTCGGGTTGTCCTTCAACGGCAGCAACGACCTCGAGCTCGACACGACCACCCTGCAGACCGCGCTGACGGACAATCTTCCAGGCGTCGAGGCGCTGCTGGCCAGCCAGGCTGTTCCGTCGTCCACCGACCTGTCGACGATCGCGACGAACGGCACGGCGCCGAGCCAGTTCACCCTCGACGTGACGGTCGATGGCAGCGGCAACCTGACGTCCGCCTCGATTGGCGGCGACATGTCGCTTTTCACGGTCAGCGGCAACGCGATCATCGGCAATGCCGGGACGCCGTATTCCGGCATGGCGTTCGACTACACCGGAAGCACATCGCAATCGATCGTCGTGACGACGACCTCGGGCATTGCGTCGCTGCTGAGCAGCATCGCGAACACCGCCTCCGATCCGAGCACCGGCACGCTGCAAACGCTGGTTTCGAATCTTCAGACGGAAGACACGTCGTTGACGCAGCGGGTTTCAGATATCGAGTCCGACGCGTCGCAGTATCAGTCGCAGCTGCAGACGCAATACGCCCAGTATCAGGCGGCAATTCAGGCAGCGCAGAACACGCTGACCTATCTGACGGCGTTGTTGAATTCGAAGTCGAGTTCGAACTGATCGTTCGTAAGCGTGCCAGGAGTTGGGGCCCCAGGAGTCGGCATTCCAAAAGTTGGCGTGTCAGGAGTTGGAGTTTCATGTCGCAGAGTCAGAGTGCGTTTCAGGCGTCACAGGCGTACCGCACCGCTTCGGTCACCGTGTCGCCGTTGCGGGCGGTCGTGATGCTGCTCGAGGGCGCAGCCCGCATGCTGAAAATGGCAATCGAGGCGGGTGAGGCCAGGCGTTTTGAGGAAAGCCACGGGCATGTCATCAAGGCCACGACGATCTTGCGGGGGCTCGCCCAGCACCTCAATGCGCAGAAGGGCGGACACGTCGCGGATCAGATGGCGAAGACGTACCATTCGCTGATCATGGCCGCGCTGCGTGCCTATGGACGGCCCGATGCCCCGGCTCAGTACCGGCGGATCATCACCAGCCTGAACGAACTGCGGGAGGCCTGGTCCTTCGTGCTGAAGCAGAACTCAGGCTCCGCGGCCTCTGTCTGATTCAGGTTGGCGGGAAATCCACGGGATTCGTGCGCGCAATTGACGCACCTGCCGGTATTGGTGGAGGGATTCCAAAAAGGGTAGCTGGGGCTCCCGCTTGAACTCAGGCGCCGGATGGCCGAAAGTTGAAACGCGCCGGTTTCGAGTGATCACTGTTGTAAACGGCAATGGATATCGTCGAGTTCGAAGATCTGCTGGACCGCCTCGGCGAGGACATCTCCACCTGGCCGGTCGACAAACAGCGGCCGGCGGCCAAGCTTCTTTCCGAGTCCTCTGAGGCGCAAGACCTGATACGCGACGCGATGGCCCTGAGAGGGCTGATGGCGCGTCCGCCGATCTCCGCCCCATCAGGCCTGTCCGAGCGCATCTTCGAACGCGCGGCCTCCCTGCAGGAGCCGCGAAAAGAGTCCCACGTCTCCGCTGCTTATCGGCTGCTGGCGATCGGTCGGCAGCATTGGGGAGCGATTTTTGCGGCTTGCTTCATGGCTGGCGTTGTCACCGGACTCGTCCACAGCCATTTCCGCAACCCTGCGGCGCCGGTCGCCATCCACGACTACGTGGCCTACGTGCTGAATTTCACCTATAATATTGACTGATCGCGCGGGGGCGGCGCGGGGGTGGCTGATGTTTTCCGGTCCACGTCGGACGGAGTTTTTGTCGTTTGCGGTTGTCGTTTCGGTCGGGTTGAACCTTTTCCTGGCCGGCATCCTGCTTGGCAGCTTTCCGTCCAGTTTCTGGCATCGGCCCCGCGAACGGCACGATATCCGTGAAGATCTGAGGAGGTCGCTGAGTCAGCCCGGCGCCGAGCTGCTCATCCGCGCGGTCGACCAGGTGCACAGCCAGTTCGAATCCCGTTTCCGCGATGCCGAGACCGGCCAGCAACGCAAAGCGGAGCTCCTGTCTCGGGAGCCTTTCGATCGGAGCGCATTCTTGGCCGAGAGTCGCGAGGAGCACGCCCAGTTCGTGACGGGCGTTGCCAAGGCCGACGAGATCGTGGCCGACGCCATTGCGCGTCTCAGTCTGGAAGACCGCCAGATCCTCGCCAAGATGCATCTTCCCCCGCCATTCGGAATGGGTCGGCGCCCTCCACCGCCGCCGCGGTGATCGCGGCCGTCGCTCGCCGCAGCAAGGCATCGAAAATCAGAGCCTGATTTCGCCCGCTGAGCCGTTCTAAGGCCAAGCGAAACTTCAAGATCATCGACGCAACAGAGCAACATCCGCACATGCGTGCGGATGAGCGGGTGAGGTTTGTCATGACTGTCAGTTCGGTGAGCGCGGCGACGACGACGCAGTCCGCCATCAACTCCGCGGCGAGCAGCGCCGGAATCTCTTCGACCGATTTTCTGACGCTTCTGGTCGGCGAGCTGCAGAACCAGGATCCGCTCGATCCGACCAGCACGTCCGACTTCATCAATCAGATGAGCCAGTACGCGACGTTCGATCAGCAGCAGACCTTGAACACCAATCTCAGCACGCTGCTGACCTCGTTCAACAGCCTGCTGACGCTCAACGCCGTCAACTACATCGGGCACACCGTCGAGGCCAAGGGCGACACCGCCACGCTGCAGAACGGACAGGCGGCGTTCGGCTATTCGCTGTCGTCCGCGGCGGCGTCGGTCAATCTCTCGATTCAGGACTCGACCGGCAAGACGGTCTGGACCGGGACCGGCCCCACCCAGAGCGGTCTCAACACCATCACGTGGGAGGGCACCGATAGCAGCGGCAACCAGCTCTCCGACGGCCAGTATTCGCTGACCGTCTCCGCGCTCGATGCAAACGGAAATTCGGTTCTCAACTACCAGACGTTCTTCGGACAGGTCACCGACGTGGAAAACACGACGGGCACCACGACGCTCAACGTCGGCGGTACTTCGGTCAACACGTCCGACGTCGTCGCAGTCAAGTAACTCCACAGTAGGGACATAGTCATGGGTCTTTCAGGCGCGCTCTCCTCGGCGATCACCGGCCTCAGTGCTCAAAGCCAGGCTCTGGCGATGGTCAGCGACAACATCGCGAACTCCAACACCACGGCCTACAAGACCAACACCGCGATGTTCGACGATCTCGTCACCACGGCAGTCGGCGCCTCGCAATACTCGTCCGGCGGCGTGACGGTGTCGACGCGCGCCAATGTCTCGCAGCAGGGCCTGTTGACCACCACGACGAATGCGACCGACCTCGCGATCCAGGGATCTGGCTTCTTCATCGTCTCGGACGCGGCGAGCGGCGGCTCGGTGTCGTACACACGGAATGGCGCCTTCACCATCAACAATGCCGGATATCTGACCAACAATGGCAGCTATCTGATGGGATGGCGCACCGACGCGTCAGGCAATGTGGTGAGCAACTCACTCACGGCGGTCAACACCCAGGTTGCGACTGTAAGCGGCTCGGCCACGACGGAGACCACGTTCGCCGCCAACCTGCCGGCCGATGCCGCCGTCGGCGATACCTTCAACACCTCGATGTCGGTCTATGACGGTCTTGGCACCGACAACACGGTCCAGGTCACCTGGACGAAGACTGCGGCGAACAGCTGGACGGCGAGTTTCGCCAATCCAACGTCGGCGACGGATACCTCGACCCCCACCGGAACCACGAGCGGATCGGTTGACGTCACCTTCAACGCCGATGGCTCGCTCGCGAGCACGAACCCGAGTCCGCCGACGATCTCGATCACGGGCTGGAGCAGCGGTGCAGCCGACAGCACGATCTCCCTCAATCTCGGAACCATCGGCGGCACCGATGGGCTGACGCAGCTCGCATCCGGCGAGACGCCGGCGAATGTGAGCGTGACCGGAATCACCTCCGACGGCATGGCGTTCGGAAAGCTCAGCTCCATCTCGATCGGCACCGGCGGTCTCGTCAACGCGACCTACTCGAATGGCCAGACCATCGCGATCTACAAGATTCCGCTCGCGACGTTTGCGAATCCCGACGGCCTCGCAGCGCAGAGCAACGGTCTCTATCAGGACACGATCGAAGCCGGCAATCCGACGATCCAGGCGTCGAGCACCGGAGCGGCGGGCAAGATCTTCGGTAGCGAATTGGAAAGCAGCGCGACCAACACCAACGAAGAATTCAGCTCGATGATGGCGGCGCAGCAGGCCTATTCGGCCAACGCGCAGGTCATCACGGCCGTCAACAAGATGTTCGATACCCTGATCTCAGCCGTCAGCCGCTGATCATGAACCCGCCGGCCCGTCAGGATGACGAACTGCTGCGGCGCAGCCGACGGACGCTCGAGGCGGCGCGGCGTCTGAAAGCCGGGGTCGAGCCGAGGCAAATCCTCGTGGCGATCGCGGAGATCAAGGGGCAACTCGCTCTGCTGCACAAACGACTGGCGCGGGTCGGGGCCGAAAGCGAGGCCGCGGCGCGCAGGTGCAGCGCCAACTCGGCGTACCGCCGCAGCTACGCGTTGAGATCGCGTTAACGAGAATATCCAGGAGGTCATCATGACCGTGACAGAGAGCAAGAATCCCGAAGCGGCCAGGATCGAAAAGTTCATCGCGCTGATCGATGAAATGATCCAGATCGTCGCCGAGGAAAATTCCGAGCTGGCCCTTGGTGTCCCGGCGCCCCGGTCGAAGCTTCTGAGCCGCAAGGTCGAGCTTGCGGAAGCCTTCGAGAAGTGGGTCGCGGACGTCACATCGCGAAAGCTCAGCCTCGCGAATCTGGATGTGGCGCTGAAGGGCCGGCTGATGGACCGCGTCGGCATTCTGCAGAAGATCATGGACGAGAACGTGATCAAGTTGCGCGCGGCGATCGAGGCGAGCCAGATGCGGATCGATGCGGTGATGCGGGCGATCCGCGAGCGCATCTCGGTCAGTGCGCCTTATGCCGCCGACGGACGCCGCTGCGCTCCGCTGGTCTCCTGCACATCCAACCTGCACGCCTGAGGCCGGCGAGACGGAGCGTTCCAGTGTCGATCAACAGCGCCGCGTATATCGCATTGTCCGGGATGATGGCGACCCAGGTGCAGATGTCGGTTGCATCTGCCAACATCTCCAACGCGGGAACCACGGGATACACGGAGAAGACCGCGCAACAAGAGGCTGTGGTGAACGGCGGCGTCGCGGCAGGCACCACGATCACCGGCATCAGCAGTTCCGTCGACGCCTTCCTGCTGAAGTCATTGATCGCGTCCGGATCGGACACCGGTGCCGCGAAAACCGCCGATAACTATCTCGACCAATTGCAATCCCTCTACGGGACGACGGGCAGCAGCGACAGCTCCGGCACTTCGCTGGGCAACACCATCGCTTCGTTCGAGGCTGCCCTGTCGTCGCTTGAGAGCTCACCGAACAGCGCTTCGTTGAAGGAGAACGCGGTCGGCGCGCTCGACCAGGTCGTGTCGCAATTGCGTGAGACCTCCGCCGGCATCCAGCAGCTCCGCGGCAATGCCGACCGGGACATCGCCAAGACCGTATCCGACGTGAATCAGCAGCTTGAGCTGATCGGCACCCTCAACACGCAGATCCAACAGGCCAGCGCAGCCGGCCAGTCGACCGCCGATCTGGTGGATCAGCGCAACACCGCGCTGCAGGCTGTCGCCTCGGAAATGAGCGTCAGCTACTACACCACGTCCTCCGGCGCGCTCCAGGTTTATTCCAAGTCCGGGCAGGCGCTGGTGGACTCCAGCGTGCACGAGCTCAGCTATACCCCCGCTTCGACAGTGACGAGCTCGACAACCTACAGCGCGACGCCGCCGAGCGGCTTCTCCGGCATCACGGTCAACGGCATCGACATCACCTCGCAGCTCGGCTCGGGCTCGCTTGCGGAGCTCGTCACCCTGCGCGACACGACTTTGCCGGACGCGCAAACCCAGCTTGACTCGCTCGCCAGCCAACTGGCGTCTACATTGAATGCGGTGAGCAGCCAGGGAACGGCGCTGCCGCCGCCTTCGACGTTGACGGGCAGCGCGGAGGTCACGGCAGGAACGGCGCTTTCGGCCACCGGCACGGTACGCTTCGCGGTCGCCGACCAGTCCGGAAACCTCGTCTCGTACCAGGATCTCGATCTGTCGTCCTATTCGACGGTCGGCGATCTGGTGTCGGCGATCAACGGAATCTCCGGGCTTTCAGCTTCGATCGATTCGAACGGACATGTCGTGATTTCCAGTACCGATTCCAGCGACGGCGTCGCGATCAACGAGATGTCGAGCTCCGTGGGCTCCTCGGGTGAGGGTCTCGTGCAATGGCTCGGGCTCAACGATCTCGTCACCGGAACGAGCGCGTCCGACATCGCGGTACGACCGGACATTCTCGACAACTCTTCGCTGCTGGGCACGTCGATCCTCGATTCTTCGGCGTCGCCGCAGACCGGCGCGCAGGTGCTCTCGCCGGGCTCGTCCACGATCGCCGACGATCTGTACAGCGCGATGATCGGCGATACCAAGTTCTCGGCGGTGCCGGGAATCGGCGCCACCACCTCGTCCTTCGCGGACTACGCCGCCGCGATCGTGTCGAGCGTCGCGACGCAAGCTTCTCAGGCCACGACGACATACAACAACAAGCAGGCGCTGCAATCGTCGCTCAGCAGCACGATGTCGTCGGAATCGGGCGTAAACCTCGACGAAGAGACCGCGCGTCTCAGCACGTTGCAAAATCAATACTCGGCATCGGCGGAACTGCTGCAAGTGTTGAACCAGATGTTTTCGACGCTGCTGACGGCGGTCCAATCCGCCGTCGCATAGTGGGTGCCCGATGATTTCCCGTGTCGCCACGTTCGCCATCAACAATCAGATGATCGACGCCGCCCTGCGCACGCAGAGCACGATGGCCAATCAGCAGCTGCAAGAGGCATCCGGACTGGTTTCCTCGGACTACGCCGGTCTTGGCGCGACGTCCCAGCAGGTCATCGACCTGCAGGTTTCGGTCTCGCGCTCGCAGTCCTACATCGACGCGGCGACCTCGGCGGACAGCAAGGTCCAGGTCATGTATTCGACGGTGACCTCCGTCAGCGACCTGCTCACCCAGCTTCGCACGCTGCTGACGTCGGCCAGCAACAGCGCCACCACCAATGCTTCGACCGTGTCGCAATCGGCGCAGCAGATGCTGCAGGAGATGGCTTCGCTGCTGAATACGCAGTATTCCGGGCAATATCTGTTCGGGGGCTCGGACACGAACACGCCGCCGGTCGACGTTTCGAGCGCGTCATATCCGGCGATGACGTCGCCGTCGTCGGCGAGCACGTCCTACTACAAAGGCGACGACCAGGCCGCCTCGGTTCGGGTGTCCGACAACACCACGGTCACCTACGGCGTCACGGCGGACAACTCTGCCTTCGAGCAGGCGATGCGCGCCCTCAATCTTGCCGCCAACAATTCGCCCATGTCGGACGCGACCCTGAAAGGAGCGCTCGATCTCGCGACCTCGGCGGTCAATGCGACGGCGGAGGTGCAGGCCCAGCTCGGGGTGGCGTCCTCCTCGATCCAGTCCGCCAGCGCGGCGCAGACATCGTATCAGAGCTATGCCAAGACGCTTGGCGGCAATCTGACCAATGTGGACGTCGCGGCGGTGACGGCGCAGCTGTCCACCTTTCAGGCGCAGCTTACGGCATCCTATGCCGCCATCTCGAAGATGCAGAGCCTGAACCTGGCGAGCTACCTGCGCTAACGCGCCGGCAATGCTATTCTGCTTTGATCCCCGCTGATTTGGCGACGGCGGTCCATTTCGCGACATCGTCAGCGATCAGCTTCTGGAATGCCTCTGGGGTGCTGCCGACAATGTCGCCGCCTTCAGTCTCAGCCCAATGCTGCAGTTTCGGCGTCGCCAGGCCTGCGCGCATTTCCT
The Rhodoplanes sp. Z2-YC6860 genome window above contains:
- a CDS encoding RNA polymerase sigma factor, coding for MTYALDVWAPVKLEDIASSIEARVARTTEKPVASSERPQQPSAVHDDDQPLLDRLALSDEAAFRELVQRHIDRAFGLAVRILGGKADAEDVVQDTFLKVWTHRGEWQHGRAKFSTWLYRVVTNRCIDLRRRPRTDDVDAIPEPMDSRPDAVSTMHRHQVSTILDEAIKRLPEQQRIALILSYHEDMSNADIAEVMETTVSAVESLLKRGRQQLRAILRGNEGDIRQSFTD
- a CDS encoding flagellin; the encoded protein is MPVISNNAAANSAVAYLNMNSAAESAAIQKIASGSRITQASDDAAGLAISTSISSDITTLQQAATNASQATSILQTADGGAANISNILTRMKSLASESASGTVTDSSRVYIQAEFSQLSSEIDSIASGTSYSGQNLLDGTSAFATGVNVLVGSSSADSVSVTIANLSVSSLGIGSLDVSTESGATSAMSTLDTAINTVSAARATIGAQESRFNFSANSISTQTQNLQGANSAITDVDVAQEEATLSSAMVKTQAAVSAETAANQMPQYLLKLLG
- the fliD gene encoding flagellar filament capping protein FliD — translated: MTVSSATNSSSAATSSASTSSSSSSSNTGGSTSLSSIDWNALIQAGVQAKLQAATSIQTTITANQAKITAYQKMQTLLSDLQTAAEPFSTSNTSSLATSAFSARSAAITATGSVDPSSAVAMTVDNGAPSGTYTLTISQVAQPQKVTGTVVASQSSDLGYTGTFSIGLSGGSSVNIAVNTNMSLQDLVSAINAQETTTNVQASVIQVSSSQFELVLSATQDGADIATSSVSGDDVLTNLGVTDGSGNFTNEVEKAQSAIISLDGITITRNTNDISDVISNTTIHLYQPTPSGSSLNITISPDTSQISTALQTLVTDYNAYRDYVTSQQQTAGDGTAASGTVLFGDPTMNDIMNQLENAMNTTVNGLSLSDLGLSFNGSNDLELDTTTLQTALTDNLPGVEALLASQAVPSSTDLSTIATNGTAPSQFTLDVTVDGSGNLTSASIGGDMSLFTVSGNAIIGNAGTPYSGMAFDYTGSTSQSIVVTTTSGIASLLSSIANTASDPSTGTLQTLVSNLQTEDTSLTQRVSDIESDASQYQSQLQTQYAQYQAAIQAAQNTLTYLTALLNSKSSSN
- a CDS encoding flagellar export chaperone FliS, coding for MSQSQSAFQASQAYRTASVTVSPLRAVVMLLEGAARMLKMAIEAGEARRFEESHGHVIKATTILRGLAQHLNAQKGGHVADQMAKTYHSLIMAALRAYGRPDAPAQYRRIITSLNELREAWSFVLKQNSGSAASV
- a CDS encoding periplasmic heavy metal sensor; the encoded protein is MFSGPRRTEFLSFAVVVSVGLNLFLAGILLGSFPSSFWHRPRERHDIREDLRRSLSQPGAELLIRAVDQVHSQFESRFRDAETGQQRKAELLSREPFDRSAFLAESREEHAQFVTGVAKADEIVADAIARLSLEDRQILAKMHLPPPFGMGRRPPPPPR
- a CDS encoding flagellar hook assembly protein FlgD, with protein sequence MTVSSVSAATTTQSAINSAASSAGISSTDFLTLLVGELQNQDPLDPTSTSDFINQMSQYATFDQQQTLNTNLSTLLTSFNSLLTLNAVNYIGHTVEAKGDTATLQNGQAAFGYSLSSAAASVNLSIQDSTGKTVWTGTGPTQSGLNTITWEGTDSSGNQLSDGQYSLTVSALDANGNSVLNYQTFFGQVTDVENTTGTTTLNVGGTSVNTSDVVAVK
- the flgE gene encoding flagellar hook protein FlgE, giving the protein MGLSGALSSAITGLSAQSQALAMVSDNIANSNTTAYKTNTAMFDDLVTTAVGASQYSSGGVTVSTRANVSQQGLLTTTTNATDLAIQGSGFFIVSDAASGGSVSYTRNGAFTINNAGYLTNNGSYLMGWRTDASGNVVSNSLTAVNTQVATVSGSATTETTFAANLPADAAVGDTFNTSMSVYDGLGTDNTVQVTWTKTAANSWTASFANPTSATDTSTPTGTTSGSVDVTFNADGSLASTNPSPPTISITGWSSGAADSTISLNLGTIGGTDGLTQLASGETPANVSVTGITSDGMAFGKLSSISIGTGGLVNATYSNGQTIAIYKIPLATFANPDGLAAQSNGLYQDTIEAGNPTIQASSTGAAGKIFGSELESSATNTNEEFSSMMAAQQAYSANAQVITAVNKMFDTLISAVSR
- the flgK gene encoding flagellar hook-associated protein FlgK; translated protein: MSINSAAYIALSGMMATQVQMSVASANISNAGTTGYTEKTAQQEAVVNGGVAAGTTITGISSSVDAFLLKSLIASGSDTGAAKTADNYLDQLQSLYGTTGSSDSSGTSLGNTIASFEAALSSLESSPNSASLKENAVGALDQVVSQLRETSAGIQQLRGNADRDIAKTVSDVNQQLELIGTLNTQIQQASAAGQSTADLVDQRNTALQAVASEMSVSYYTTSSGALQVYSKSGQALVDSSVHELSYTPASTVTSSTTYSATPPSGFSGITVNGIDITSQLGSGSLAELVTLRDTTLPDAQTQLDSLASQLASTLNAVSSQGTALPPPSTLTGSAEVTAGTALSATGTVRFAVADQSGNLVSYQDLDLSSYSTVGDLVSAINGISGLSASIDSNGHVVISSTDSSDGVAINEMSSSVGSSGEGLVQWLGLNDLVTGTSASDIAVRPDILDNSSLLGTSILDSSASPQTGAQVLSPGSSTIADDLYSAMIGDTKFSAVPGIGATTSSFADYAAAIVSSVATQASQATTTYNNKQALQSSLSSTMSSESGVNLDEETARLSTLQNQYSASAELLQVLNQMFSTLLTAVQSAVA
- a CDS encoding flagellin produces the protein MISRVATFAINNQMIDAALRTQSTMANQQLQEASGLVSSDYAGLGATSQQVIDLQVSVSRSQSYIDAATSADSKVQVMYSTVTSVSDLLTQLRTLLTSASNSATTNASTVSQSAQQMLQEMASLLNTQYSGQYLFGGSDTNTPPVDVSSASYPAMTSPSSASTSYYKGDDQAASVRVSDNTTVTYGVTADNSAFEQAMRALNLAANNSPMSDATLKGALDLATSAVNATAEVQAQLGVASSSIQSASAAQTSYQSYAKTLGGNLTNVDVAAVTAQLSTFQAQLTASYAAISKMQSLNLASYLR